A portion of the Flavobacterium limnophilum genome contains these proteins:
- a CDS encoding polysaccharide deacetylase family protein: protein MKNSILKTVLLCTFFIFFSCKKDNPKPIIKHSIAGVVLTFDDAYVNEWFATNQELKKYGWKGTFFVCRINTLNNTKIKKLLQLQKEGHEIGGHGLQHLNAADFIRVHTIEEYLDQEINPMMGLMDFYGLEVSSFAYPYGGRTKKLDAALLDKFNSIRGRAFYEKEVSKQGCYFNHSKLIFSFSIDDTYHRFNLPHLQKLLDYAKKNNKILILNSHKTVNNVTGDYQTKNATLEFVCQYIKIHNMQFYTLSDLDKLK from the coding sequence ATGAAGAATTCTATTCTAAAAACCGTATTGCTTTGTACTTTTTTTATTTTCTTTTCCTGTAAAAAGGACAACCCCAAACCAATAATAAAACACAGCATTGCAGGAGTGGTTTTAACTTTTGACGACGCTTATGTAAATGAATGGTTTGCCACGAATCAAGAATTGAAAAAATACGGTTGGAAAGGCACTTTTTTTGTTTGCAGAATAAACACTTTAAACAATACCAAAATCAAGAAACTTCTTCAACTTCAAAAAGAAGGACATGAAATTGGAGGTCACGGATTACAACATCTCAATGCAGCAGATTTTATTCGTGTCCATACAATTGAAGAATATTTAGATCAGGAAATCAATCCAATGATGGGTTTAATGGATTTTTATGGTCTGGAAGTAAGTTCATTTGCCTATCCTTACGGTGGAAGAACCAAAAAATTAGATGCTGCTTTATTGGACAAATTCAATAGTATAAGAGGAAGGGCTTTTTACGAAAAAGAGGTTTCTAAACAAGGCTGTTATTTCAATCATTCCAAATTGATATTTAGCTTTAGCATTGACGATACCTATCATCGTTTTAACTTGCCCCACCTTCAGAAATTATTGGATTACGCCAAGAAGAACAATAAAATTTTAATCTTGAATAGTCACAAAACGGTAAATAATGTAACTGGAGATTATCAGACAAAAAATGCAACGTTAGAATTTGTTTGCCAATACATCAAAATTCATAACATGCAATTTTACACTTTGTCTGATTTGGACAAGTTGAAATAA
- a CDS encoding YceI family protein produces MTRSQFSRNFMMLLTSVAFSITGAITAQSFPIVPQSASINVHGTSNVHDWDMKPTKVTGELGLNSSKQISAISIKIEVKSLKSGNSIMDGKTYDAFDYKKNPYIVFQLTDASQAKLSDNDTEITLTGNLSFAGATRKISIKTTGKITKSGDYQLKGSIPLKMTDFKMKPPTAMLGTMKTGDAVTVKFDVTFKG; encoded by the coding sequence ATGACCAGATCACAATTTTCAAGAAATTTCATGATGCTTTTGACAAGTGTCGCCTTTTCGATTACCGGTGCCATAACTGCACAAAGTTTCCCGATTGTTCCCCAAAGCGCTTCCATTAATGTACACGGAACTTCAAATGTGCATGACTGGGACATGAAACCGACTAAAGTTACCGGTGAATTAGGATTGAACAGCTCCAAACAAATTAGTGCCATCAGCATCAAAATAGAAGTTAAATCGCTAAAAAGCGGAAATAGCATTATGGATGGCAAAACTTACGATGCCTTTGATTATAAAAAGAACCCATACATCGTTTTTCAATTGACTGATGCATCTCAAGCAAAATTATCCGATAATGACACTGAAATCACATTGACAGGAAATCTATCTTTTGCAGGAGCAACAAGAAAAATCAGCATTAAAACTACTGGAAAAATAACAAAATCAGGAGATTACCAACTTAAAGGAAGTATTCCACTAAAAATGACTGATTTCAAAATGAAACCACCAACAGCCATGTTGGGTACCATGAAAACCGGCGATGCAGTTACCGTAAAATTCGATGTAACTTTCAAAGGATAA
- a CDS encoding hydroxymethylglutaryl-CoA lyase, producing the protein MEAIKIIECPRDAMQGIKTFIPTDRKVAYIQSLLRVGFDTIDFGSFVSPKAIPQMQDTAEVLARLDLSKTRSKLLAIIANTQGAIAASQHQTIQYLGFPFSISENFQMRNTHKTIVESVITLQEIIEIADKSNKEVVVYLSMGFGNPYGDPWNLEIVGEWTEKLSNMGVKILSLSDTVGSSTPDVIQYLFSHLISQYPKIEFGAHLHSTPDKWFEKIDAAYNSGCRRFDGAIQGFGGCPMAKDVLTGNMPTEKLVSYFNSKKENTNIRAMSFESAYNVASKLFGAFH; encoded by the coding sequence ATGGAAGCAATAAAAATTATCGAATGTCCTCGCGATGCCATGCAGGGAATAAAAACTTTTATCCCTACGGACAGAAAAGTAGCTTACATTCAGTCGTTACTGCGTGTTGGCTTTGACACCATAGATTTTGGTAGTTTTGTTTCCCCCAAAGCCATTCCGCAAATGCAGGACACGGCCGAAGTTTTGGCAAGACTTGATTTGTCGAAAACCCGAAGCAAATTGTTGGCCATTATCGCCAACACTCAAGGAGCAATTGCCGCTTCGCAACACCAAACCATTCAGTATTTGGGATTTCCCTTTTCGATTTCCGAGAATTTCCAAATGCGGAATACCCATAAAACCATAGTTGAATCCGTAATAACGTTACAAGAAATCATTGAAATTGCCGATAAAAGCAATAAAGAAGTCGTGGTTTATCTTTCCATGGGTTTTGGAAATCCCTATGGTGATCCTTGGAATTTGGAAATTGTTGGCGAATGGACCGAAAAATTGTCGAATATGGGAGTGAAAATCCTTTCGCTTTCGGACACTGTCGGCAGTTCGACACCAGATGTTATCCAATATTTGTTTTCGCATTTAATTTCCCAATATCCCAAGATTGAGTTTGGAGCCCATTTGCACAGCACTCCCGATAAATGGTTCGAAAAAATTGATGCCGCCTACAATTCGGGTTGTCGTCGTTTTGATGGAGCCATTCAAGGTTTTGGAGGCTGTCCGATGGCTAAAGATGTCTTGACAGGCAATATGCCTACCGAGAAATTAGTCTCTTATTTTAATTCCAAAAAAGAAAACACGAATATAAGAGCCATGAGTTTTGAAAGTGCTTACAATGTAGCGTCTAAATTATTTGGTGCTTTTCATTAG
- a CDS encoding cation-translocating P-type ATPase: protein MEKSNQSLQGLSDEEVILSRKKNGANSLEHQDKNHFLASLIEMVKEPMFLLLLTATSIYFITGKYGDGIFMAAAIVLVSTISLYQESRSRNAIELLKKLSQPKSKVIRNGEIIEIPSEEIVIGDLIQTEEGTFIPADGIIIQSNDFSVNESILTGESLSVFKNEKSENNQVSQGTIVTSGLAICQVTAIGNQTQLGIIGKSIESIIEEKTPLQVQIGDFVKKMSIIGLVIFSIVWGINFYNSGKVLDSLLKALTLAMSVIPEEIPVAFTTFMALGAWRLMKMGIIVKQTKTVETLGSANVICTDKTGTITENKMSLAQLYLLSLDKIINPKEQFNDDEKELLSLSMWASEPIPFDGMEIALHDAYSKLENKDERPTFKMIHEYPLGGNPPMMTHIFEDKKGTRIIAAKGAPEAIIACSNLSKTEIQQINNAIESMSKEGFRVLGVGVSEFNGNDFPKTQQEFAFNFKGLVAFYDPPKENIQAVFDAFYNAGIQVKIVTGDNATTTSTIARQVGFRNPENTLNGDELMKMSEAELKEKVMETTIFTRMFPEAKLKIIQALKANNQIVAMTGDGVNDGPALKSAHIGIAMGKKGTEIAKQAANLILVEDDLAKMIDAIAMGRKIYANLKKAIQYIISIHIPIIMIVFIPLVLGWIYPNIFSPVHIIFLEIIMGPTCSIIYENEPIESNLMSQKPRPFTTTFFNLKEITISIIQGLVITLGLLFVYQYCVQENCTESVTRTVIFLTLIASNIFLTLANRSFYYSTFTTLGYKNNLVTIIIGITILITGLLLLVPVFSHFFMFDVVSTSQIGMSILVGFVSVMWIEFYKIFKRRSSK from the coding sequence ATGGAAAAATCAAATCAATCATTGCAAGGACTTTCAGACGAGGAAGTAATTCTGTCCAGAAAAAAAAATGGTGCCAATTCGCTGGAACATCAAGATAAAAACCATTTCCTTGCCTCGCTAATAGAAATGGTCAAAGAACCTATGTTCTTGCTTCTGTTAACTGCCACGAGCATCTATTTCATAACCGGAAAATATGGCGATGGAATTTTTATGGCAGCAGCAATAGTATTGGTTTCCACCATTTCGCTTTACCAAGAATCGAGAAGTAGAAATGCCATCGAATTATTAAAAAAACTATCGCAACCCAAGAGCAAAGTCATTCGAAATGGGGAAATTATTGAAATTCCGAGCGAAGAAATTGTTATTGGCGATTTAATCCAAACCGAAGAAGGGACTTTCATTCCTGCCGATGGAATCATTATCCAGTCCAATGATTTTTCTGTGAACGAATCTATATTGACCGGAGAATCACTAAGTGTTTTTAAAAACGAAAAATCCGAAAACAATCAAGTTTCCCAAGGAACAATCGTCACAAGTGGTTTGGCGATTTGCCAAGTTACCGCCATTGGAAACCAAACCCAATTGGGAATAATTGGTAAAAGCATAGAATCGATTATTGAAGAAAAAACGCCTTTGCAAGTTCAAATTGGAGACTTTGTAAAGAAAATGTCAATTATTGGCTTAGTGATTTTCAGCATTGTTTGGGGCATCAATTTTTATAACTCAGGCAAGGTTCTAGACAGTTTATTAAAAGCGTTAACCTTGGCAATGAGTGTTATTCCCGAGGAAATTCCTGTAGCATTTACCACGTTTATGGCGTTGGGAGCTTGGCGATTGATGAAAATGGGAATTATAGTAAAGCAAACCAAAACCGTGGAAACCCTCGGTAGTGCCAATGTTATTTGTACCGACAAAACCGGAACCATTACCGAAAACAAAATGAGTTTGGCACAATTGTATCTTTTATCGCTAGACAAAATAATAAATCCGAAAGAACAATTTAATGATGACGAAAAGGAATTACTCAGTCTTTCGATGTGGGCAAGCGAACCGATACCGTTTGACGGAATGGAAATAGCATTACACGATGCCTATTCTAAATTAGAAAACAAGGACGAACGCCCAACTTTCAAAATGATTCACGAATATCCTCTGGGTGGAAATCCTCCTATGATGACCCATATTTTCGAAGACAAAAAAGGAACCAGAATTATTGCTGCCAAAGGCGCTCCCGAAGCCATAATCGCCTGTTCCAATCTTTCGAAAACGGAAATTCAACAAATAAACAATGCCATAGAATCGATGTCGAAAGAAGGGTTTCGGGTTTTGGGAGTTGGCGTTTCCGAATTCAATGGAAATGACTTTCCAAAAACACAGCAGGAATTTGCTTTTAACTTTAAGGGGTTGGTTGCTTTTTATGATCCACCAAAAGAGAATATCCAAGCTGTTTTTGATGCATTTTACAATGCCGGAATCCAGGTTAAAATTGTTACTGGAGACAACGCCACAACCACTTCGACAATCGCTCGACAAGTAGGCTTCAGAAATCCAGAAAACACGTTGAATGGAGATGAATTAATGAAAATGAGTGAAGCCGAATTGAAAGAAAAAGTGATGGAAACCACCATTTTTACCAGAATGTTCCCCGAAGCAAAACTCAAAATCATCCAAGCTTTAAAAGCCAATAATCAAATTGTGGCCATGACAGGCGACGGCGTGAATGATGGTCCGGCTCTAAAATCGGCACACATCGGGATTGCGATGGGCAAAAAAGGAACCGAGATTGCCAAACAAGCCGCAAACCTTATCTTGGTAGAAGATGATTTGGCAAAAATGATTGACGCCATCGCTATGGGAAGGAAAATTTATGCCAACCTCAAAAAAGCCATTCAATACATCATTTCCATCCATATTCCCATTATCATGATTGTCTTCATACCGCTAGTTTTGGGATGGATTTACCCCAATATTTTTTCGCCGGTTCACATCATTTTTCTGGAAATAATTATGGGACCAACTTGCTCGATAATTTACGAAAATGAACCCATCGAATCCAATCTAATGTCACAAAAACCGCGACCGTTTACCACTACTTTTTTCAACCTGAAAGAAATAACGATAAGCATCATTCAAGGTCTTGTCATCACTTTGGGACTTTTGTTTGTCTATCAATATTGCGTTCAAGAAAACTGTACTGAAAGCGTAACTCGAACCGTCATTTTCCTAACATTAATTGCGTCAAATATTTTCCTGACCTTGGCCAATCGTTCTTTTTATTATTCGACATTCACAACTTTGGGATACAAAAACAACTTGGTTACGATTATCATAGGAATCACGATTTTAATTACCGGTTTACTGCTGCTGGTTCCTGTATTTTCGCATTTCTTTATGTTTGATGTGGTTTCAACTTCGCAAATTGGAATGAGTATTCTGGTGGGATTTGTTTCGGTAATGTGGATAGAATTTTACAAAATATTCAAACGAAGGAGTTCAAAATAA
- a CDS encoding cation:proton antiporter, giving the protein MTPVEKATEVSQHLQPLISDLGLILLTAGIAVLIFKKLKQPLVLGYLIAGFLAGNHFDFFPSVKEIKSVEVWAEIGVIFLLFSLGLEFSFKKLMKVGGTASITAGVQIISMCILGYAVGQWMDWSKMDSIFLGVILSISSTTIILKSFDELGVKTQKFAGIVIGSLIVQDILAILMMVLLSTVAVSNQFSGTDLLMSVLKLVFFLVIWFLGGIFIIPTVLKKTKNLLTDEMLLILSLALCLTMVSLAASVGFSPALGAFIMGSIIAETTQAEHIEHLVKPVKDLFGAVFFVSVGMLIAPEVLYQHAIPVIILSVVTIFGQSLSSTFGALLSGQPLKDSIRTGMSLSQIGEFSFIIATLGVTLKATNTFLYPIVVAVSAVTVFTTPFMIKYSLPFSEYLAHKLPRKWTKRIERYSASTQAIKTVSLWQTVINAFLIQVVALVVIILAIILLSSRYILPLVEDYHLGNTLGALITLSIISPFLWALAFRRVALAEVEHLMRDRKSRGPLTMLFFIRILLSIFFIGLLLNIFFSPKIALIVLIIAIAIYLVFQKKLHIQYHKIENHFLANLNGREIDKAKRNRSDLTPWDGHMAIFDIATESNIAGKSLKNLKLRELLGVNIVSIKRGEITIHIPQANERIFPGDEVCVIGTDAQVQEFKKYLDQHEMDISPEIKEPDIVLRQIELKNHTFLGKSIKESRLREKTKGLVVGIEKRGNRILNPESYVILEKDDILWIVGDRKLLADLVHD; this is encoded by the coding sequence ATGACTCCAGTAGAAAAAGCAACCGAAGTTTCCCAACACTTACAGCCATTAATCAGTGATTTGGGACTGATTCTATTGACTGCGGGAATCGCTGTTTTGATATTTAAAAAATTAAAACAACCGCTGGTTTTAGGCTACTTGATTGCCGGTTTTTTGGCCGGAAACCACTTTGATTTTTTTCCTTCGGTAAAAGAAATCAAAAGCGTGGAAGTTTGGGCAGAAATTGGTGTTATCTTTTTGTTGTTCAGTTTGGGACTGGAATTCAGTTTCAAGAAATTAATGAAAGTGGGCGGAACAGCCTCGATTACTGCCGGAGTCCAAATTATCAGTATGTGTATTTTGGGTTATGCCGTTGGCCAATGGATGGATTGGTCCAAAATGGACAGTATTTTCTTGGGCGTAATTCTCTCCATATCTTCGACCACGATTATTTTAAAATCATTTGACGAATTAGGCGTCAAGACCCAAAAATTTGCAGGAATCGTTATTGGCTCCTTAATCGTTCAAGACATCCTCGCTATTTTAATGATGGTTTTATTGTCAACCGTTGCCGTGAGCAATCAATTTTCTGGAACAGACCTTTTGATGTCGGTATTAAAACTTGTGTTTTTTCTGGTGATATGGTTCTTGGGAGGTATTTTTATCATCCCGACAGTCCTCAAAAAAACCAAAAATTTATTAACGGACGAAATGTTGCTTATCCTTTCGTTGGCCTTATGCCTGACAATGGTTAGTCTCGCTGCCAGCGTTGGTTTTTCACCTGCCTTGGGTGCATTTATAATGGGATCCATAATTGCCGAAACCACACAAGCGGAACATATCGAACATTTGGTAAAACCCGTAAAAGATTTATTTGGAGCCGTATTTTTTGTGTCGGTGGGAATGTTGATTGCCCCTGAAGTATTGTATCAACACGCGATTCCCGTCATTATTCTGTCGGTTGTCACCATTTTTGGACAATCCCTCAGTTCAACATTTGGCGCTTTATTGTCGGGACAACCTTTGAAAGATTCCATAAGAACCGGGATGAGTTTGTCACAAATCGGGGAATTCTCCTTTATCATCGCAACTTTGGGCGTGACCCTTAAAGCCACAAATACCTTTTTATATCCAATAGTAGTGGCTGTTTCAGCCGTAACGGTGTTTACGACTCCATTCATGATTAAATATTCGCTTCCTTTTTCGGAATACTTGGCACATAAATTACCCCGTAAATGGACCAAGCGAATCGAACGTTATTCGGCCAGTACACAAGCGATAAAAACAGTCAGTTTATGGCAAACCGTGATTAATGCTTTTTTAATCCAGGTTGTGGCACTTGTCGTGATAATTCTTGCCATCATTCTACTTTCTTCCCGATATATTTTGCCTTTGGTAGAGGATTATCATTTGGGAAATACCTTGGGCGCCTTGATTACATTGAGTATTATTTCTCCTTTTCTATGGGCATTAGCCTTCAGAAGAGTTGCCCTTGCCGAAGTGGAGCATTTGATGCGAGACCGCAAATCGAGAGGCCCATTGACCATGTTATTTTTTATTCGGATTCTATTGTCGATTTTCTTCATTGGTTTACTGTTGAACATCTTTTTCTCTCCAAAAATCGCCTTGATTGTATTAATAATTGCAATCGCGATTTATTTGGTTTTCCAAAAGAAACTCCATATTCAATACCATAAAATTGAAAATCATTTCTTGGCTAATTTAAACGGCAGGGAGATTGATAAAGCCAAAAGAAACCGAAGCGATTTAACGCCTTGGGACGGACACATGGCTATTTTTGACATTGCCACAGAATCGAATATAGCTGGAAAATCTTTAAAAAACCTAAAACTTAGGGAGTTGTTGGGCGTAAATATTGTATCGATCAAAAGAGGCGAAATTACCATTCATATTCCTCAAGCCAATGAACGTATTTTCCCGGGAGATGAAGTTTGTGTTATTGGAACGGATGCTCAAGTGCAGGAATTTAAAAAGTATCTAGACCAACACGAAATGGACATTTCTCCAGAAATCAAGGAACCCGACATTGTATTGCGCCAAATCGAATTAAAAAACCACACCTTTTTGGGAAAAAGCATCAAAGAATCCAGACTTCGGGAAAAAACAAAAGGATTGGTTGTGGGCATCGAAAAAAGAGGAAACCGAATCTTGAATCCCGAGTCCTATGTCATTCTGGAAAAAGACGACATCCTATGGATTGTGGGAGACCGAAAACTATTGGCGGATTTGGTGCATGATTAG
- a CDS encoding quinone-dependent dihydroorotate dehydrogenase: MYKQIIRPIFFCFDPEKVHYFTFSLIRNLSKIPGIPSLFRALYVVDDKRLETEVFGLKFKNPVGLAAGMDKDASLYKELSNLGFGFIEIGTITPKGQEGNPKKRIFRLVEDSAIINRMGFNNGGVQEAVERLKKNKGVLIGGNIGKNKVTPNEDATSDYLICFDALYDYVDYFVVNVSSPNTPNLRELQEKEPLKQLLQTLQNQNLTKPKQKPILLKIAPDLTDSQLLDIIDIVKETKIAGVIATNTTLSREGLQSKNKVETGGMSGKPLKNRSTEVIRFLSEKSNKAFPIIGVGGIHSAEDAIEKLEAGASLVQLYTGFIYEGPALIKAINKKILENL, from the coding sequence ATGTATAAACAAATTATTCGCCCAATATTTTTTTGTTTTGATCCTGAAAAGGTTCATTATTTTACCTTTTCGTTAATTAGAAATCTATCCAAAATACCGGGAATTCCTTCGCTGTTTAGAGCATTATATGTAGTCGACGACAAGCGATTGGAAACAGAAGTCTTTGGGTTAAAGTTCAAGAACCCTGTTGGATTGGCCGCTGGAATGGATAAAGATGCATCCTTGTATAAGGAATTGTCGAACCTAGGTTTTGGATTTATAGAAATAGGAACGATTACGCCAAAAGGCCAAGAGGGAAATCCCAAAAAACGTATTTTTCGATTGGTGGAAGACAGCGCTATCATCAACAGAATGGGATTCAATAATGGTGGTGTTCAAGAAGCCGTTGAGCGTTTAAAAAAGAATAAAGGAGTTCTTATAGGTGGAAATATTGGTAAAAACAAAGTGACTCCCAATGAAGATGCCACTTCAGACTACCTGATTTGCTTCGATGCTTTATACGATTATGTCGATTATTTTGTGGTAAACGTGAGTTCGCCAAATACACCCAACCTTCGAGAATTACAAGAAAAAGAGCCGTTGAAACAATTGTTGCAAACGCTGCAAAACCAGAATTTGACCAAGCCAAAGCAAAAACCAATCTTGTTGAAAATCGCTCCCGATTTGACCGATTCCCAATTATTGGATATTATAGATATCGTAAAAGAAACCAAAATCGCGGGCGTTATCGCCACCAATACTACTTTATCTCGTGAAGGTTTACAATCGAAAAACAAAGTAGAAACGGGTGGAATGTCTGGAAAACCATTGAAAAATCGTTCTACGGAAGTAATCCGTTTTCTTTCCGAAAAAAGCAACAAAGCTTTTCCAATTATTGGAGTGGGAGGGATTCATTCGGCTGAAGACGCCATCGAAAAATTGGAAGCTGGAGCGAGTTTAGTGCAACTTTATACCGGTTTTATCTATGAAGGACCAGCATTGATTAAAGCAATCAACAAGAAGATTTTAGAAAATCTATAA
- a CDS encoding DUF5723 family protein → MRNVLLIFIFTVSISCFSQNRQILYNFTSTPQSLLTNPGSDVKYNWFVGIPLLSGISTNVGSSGFSVYDLFANNGVDFNTKLRNVVFSTSRNDKVSINEQLEIFSAGFKLGDWQEGSYLSFGMYQELDVFAYLPKDYAILALDGNKDYLGKVFDMGDLSARGEMLSVFHLGFHKNISEKLILGARGKIYSSIFNVSSTKNSGYFYTIRGTNSIYEQVISANGLVNTSGLTNYIDNYSGNAKSDIMKKTFFGGNLGLGLDLGLTYYPEENLQFTASLIDIGFISHTKEIESYRYKGHYNYEGLTPDFVLGNSNNILDEFNDAIPLDSLHTKYTTWRPLKFNSSIQYSFGDGRSSDCNCTGENENKYTNSVGAQLFVMSVPRTPLMALTAFYRRQIFDSLEMKATYTVDSFSSKNIGLGLSTTLGKVNFYVLADNLLEYRDISKANSLSFQLGFNIIFPDKNTPD, encoded by the coding sequence ATGAGAAATGTACTATTGATTTTTATTTTTACGGTATCCATTAGTTGCTTTTCCCAAAACAGGCAAATTTTATACAACTTCACTTCGACTCCCCAGTCATTGTTGACGAATCCGGGTTCCGATGTCAAATACAATTGGTTTGTCGGGATTCCTTTGCTCTCCGGAATTTCCACCAATGTGGGATCCAGCGGTTTTTCGGTTTATGATTTGTTTGCCAACAATGGAGTGGACTTTAATACCAAGTTAAGAAATGTCGTCTTTTCAACTTCTAGAAACGACAAAGTTTCGATAAACGAACAATTAGAAATCTTTAGTGCTGGTTTCAAATTGGGCGATTGGCAAGAAGGCTCTTATTTATCCTTTGGAATGTACCAAGAATTGGATGTTTTTGCTTATTTGCCAAAAGATTATGCCATATTGGCCTTGGACGGGAACAAGGATTATTTGGGGAAAGTTTTTGATATGGGCGATTTGAGCGCTAGAGGCGAAATGCTTTCGGTTTTTCATCTTGGATTTCATAAAAATATAAGCGAAAAACTGATTCTTGGTGCCCGAGGCAAGATTTATTCCAGTATTTTTAATGTGTCATCAACCAAAAATTCAGGTTATTTTTATACCATTCGGGGCACTAATTCCATTTATGAGCAGGTTATTTCGGCTAATGGATTGGTAAACACTTCGGGATTGACTAATTACATTGATAATTACTCTGGAAATGCCAAAAGTGATATTATGAAAAAGACTTTCTTTGGAGGAAATCTAGGTTTGGGATTGGATTTAGGATTGACATATTATCCAGAAGAAAACCTTCAATTTACGGCAAGTCTTATAGACATTGGTTTTATAAGTCATACCAAAGAAATAGAAAGTTATCGCTATAAAGGACATTATAACTATGAAGGTTTAACGCCGGATTTCGTTCTTGGCAACTCGAATAACATCTTGGATGAATTTAACGACGCCATTCCTTTAGACAGTTTGCATACAAAATATACTACTTGGAGACCTTTGAAATTCAATTCTTCTATTCAATATTCTTTCGGCGATGGAAGAAGTTCGGATTGTAATTGCACGGGTGAAAACGAAAATAAATACACCAATTCTGTTGGTGCACAATTGTTTGTCATGTCAGTGCCAAGAACTCCTCTTATGGCCTTGACGGCTTTTTACAGACGACAAATTTTCGATTCTTTAGAGATGAAAGCTACTTATACGGTAGATTCTTTTTCGTCCAAAAATATTGGTTTGGGATTGTCAACAACCCTTGGTAAAGTCAATTTTTATGTCCTTGCCGACAATCTTTTGGAATATCGGGATATCAGCAAGGCTAATAGTTTGTCTTTTCAACTGGGATTCAATATCATTTTTCCTGACAAGAACACGCCCGATTAA
- the guaB gene encoding IMP dehydrogenase has translation MIAHNSKIVGEGLTYDDVLLVPNYSNVLPREVSIKSKFSRNITLNVPIVSAAMDTVTESDMAIAMAQEGGIGVLHKNMTIEQQAAKVRKVKRAESGMIIDPVTLPLNSTVADAKAAMKEYGIGGIPIVDENRILKGIVTNRDLRFEKNNTRPIIEIMTSENLVTVAEGTSLEQAEVVLQGYKIEKLPVVNAKNELVGLITFRDITKLTQKPNANKDKFGRLRVAAALGVTADAVERATALVNAGVDAVIIDTAHGHTKGVVDVLKAVKAKFPELDVIVGNIATPEAAKYLVENGADGVKVGIGPGSICTTRIVAGVGFPQFSAVLEVAAAIKGTGVPVIADGGIRYTGDIPKAIAAGADCVMLGSLLAGTMESPGETIIFEGRKFKSYRGMGSVEAMQEGSKDRYFQDVEDDVKKLVPEGIVGRVPYKGELNESMQQFIGGLRAGMGYCGAKDIDTLKETGRFVRITASGINESHPHNVTITKEAPNYSR, from the coding sequence ATGATAGCACATAACTCAAAAATTGTCGGCGAAGGTTTAACTTACGATGATGTATTGCTGGTTCCAAATTACTCTAATGTACTTCCTCGCGAAGTAAGTATAAAATCAAAATTCTCCCGAAATATCACGCTTAATGTTCCAATTGTGTCCGCAGCTATGGATACCGTTACGGAAAGCGATATGGCAATTGCCATGGCACAAGAGGGTGGGATAGGAGTTTTGCACAAGAACATGACTATCGAACAACAAGCTGCCAAAGTACGCAAAGTAAAACGTGCCGAGTCTGGAATGATTATCGATCCAGTTACTTTGCCATTGAATTCTACTGTCGCAGATGCTAAAGCTGCCATGAAAGAATATGGTATTGGTGGTATTCCAATTGTGGATGAAAATAGAATTTTGAAAGGAATTGTTACCAATAGAGATTTGCGTTTTGAAAAAAACAACACAAGACCTATTATCGAAATAATGACAAGTGAAAATTTAGTAACCGTTGCTGAAGGAACTTCACTTGAACAAGCTGAGGTTGTTTTGCAAGGATACAAAATTGAAAAATTACCTGTTGTAAACGCTAAAAATGAGTTGGTTGGTCTAATCACTTTTAGAGATATAACCAAATTGACACAAAAACCAAATGCCAATAAAGATAAATTTGGTCGTTTGAGAGTGGCAGCCGCTTTGGGTGTTACTGCCGATGCGGTCGAAAGAGCTACTGCTTTAGTAAACGCCGGAGTAGATGCCGTAATTATTGATACCGCTCACGGACATACTAAAGGTGTGGTGGATGTATTGAAAGCGGTAAAAGCCAAATTCCCGGAATTGGATGTTATTGTTGGAAACATAGCCACTCCGGAAGCCGCCAAATATTTAGTAGAAAATGGTGCCGATGGCGTGAAAGTAGGAATTGGACCTGGTTCTATTTGTACAACCAGAATAGTTGCCGGTGTTGGTTTTCCTCAATTTTCTGCCGTTCTTGAAGTAGCTGCTGCCATAAAAGGAACTGGAGTACCTGTTATTGCCGATGGTGGAATTCGTTACACAGGAGATATTCCTAAAGCGATTGCTGCCGGTGCTGATTGTGTAATGTTAGGATCCTTATTAGCAGGAACAATGGAGTCTCCAGGAGAAACCATCATTTTCGAAGGAAGAAAATTCAAGTCTTACCGCGGAATGGGTTCTGTTGAAGCAATGCAAGAAGGTTCAAAAGACCGTTATTTCCAAGATGTGGAAGACGATGTTAAAAAATTAGTTCCAGAAGGAATCGTGGGGCGTGTGCCTTATAAAGGAGAGTTGAACGAAAGCATGCAACAATTCATTGGTGGACTTCGTGCCGGTATGGGGTATTGTGGTGCCAAAGACATTGACACCTTGAAGGAAACTGGTCGTTTTGTTCGCATCACTGCCAGCGGAATCAACGAAAGCCATCCTCATAACGTGACCATTACCAAAGAAGCTCCAAATTATTCGAGATAA